A genomic segment from Glycine soja cultivar W05 chromosome 20, ASM419377v2, whole genome shotgun sequence encodes:
- the LOC114402451 gene encoding nudix hydrolase 2-like: MMMSSRASKLVSSSLLAASKLLLKSSSSAPPLQTTALVGSMVPKVQGPKHSSGFPRSYMSATLASLAKEEEVPSKGINTLRAIEDQHGGVIVNIENPMDSSVFSSLLEASISQWREQGKKGVWIKLPREHSNLVDSAVKAGFRFHHAEPDYLMLVNWIPNTPDTLPANASHRVAVGAFVMNANREVLVVQESNGRFSGQGIWKLPTGGVDEGEDICTAAVREVKEETGIDTKFVEVIAFKERHKSFFRKSELFFICMLQPHSFKIQRQVSEIEAAQWMAIEDYMAQPFVRENELFDFLTKIGLSKFNGKYSGFSTVLSSTSSCKKSYFYFNNNDAGHI; encoded by the exons ATGATGATGAGTTCTAGAGCTAGTAAGCTTGTTTCTTCCTCCCTTTTGGCAGCTTCAAAATTGTTACTtaaatcttcttcttctgctccTCCACTTCAAACTACAGCTCTTGTTGGCTCAATGGTCCCTAAAGTTCAAG GCCCGAAGCACAGTTCTGGTTTCCCTAGATCATACATGTCAGCTACCTTAGCTTCTCTGGCCAAGGAAGAGGAAGTGCCAAGTAAAGGCATTAATACACTCAGAGCAATTGAAGACCAACATGGGGGAGTTATTGTAAACATTGAGAACCCTATGGATTCCTCAGTTTTCTCTTCTTTGCTTGAAGCTTCAATATCACAATGGAGGGAACAG GGAAAGAAGGGAGTGTGGATCAAGCTGCCCAGAGAACATTCAAATCTTGTGGATTCTGCAGTTAAG GCTGGATTCCGATTCCACCATGCTGAACCAGATTACTTGATGCTCGTGAATTGGATTCCCAATACTCCCGATACACTTCCTGCAAATGCTTCGCACCGCGTTGCTGTTGGTGCTTTTGTCATGAATGCCAATAGGGAG GTGCTTGTGGTTCAGGAGAGCAATGGCAGGTTTAGTGGCCAAGGAATCTGGAAGTTGCCTACCGGAGGCGTTGATGAA GGTGAAGATATTTGTACTGCTGCAGTTAGAGAAGTCAAAGAAGAGACAGGG ATAGATACAAAGTTTGTGGAGGTCATAGCATTCAA GGAAAGGCATAAATCTTTCTTCCGAAAATCAGAGTTGTTCTTCATTTGCATGTTGCAACCTCATTCCTTTAAAATTCAGAGACAAGTTTCAGAAATTGAGGCAGCTCAG TGGATGGCAATTGAGGATTACATGGCCCAGCCTTTTGTCCGAGAAAATGAGCTATTTGACTTTCTTACCAAAATAGGGTTATCAAAATTTAATGGCAAATACAGTGGCTTTTCCACCGTACTCTCTAGCACTTCCTCTTGCAAGAAATCTTACTTTTACTTCAACAACAACGACGCTGGTCACATTTAG